A window from Plasmodium gaboni strain SY75 chromosome 9, whole genome shotgun sequence encodes these proteins:
- a CDS encoding hypothetical protein (conserved Plasmodium protein, unknown function): MSNYQNLKCSELKDLLAKRGLPSHGKKNELLERLLKHEEKDNINSLSSSYILDNSNINNDDNKNNNCSFQNNASDNSLKLQTSSNSIFEKNTLDSFGNVDDNNKKKICTVNNKEESNNKIGINKMKNYIRNILTINSNSTNPACDNNKDNNDDKNNSNKDTQNQKNKTVIQEITFNDVSSSSQNTLQRNIISTDDNDSYLSEEKKRELRRKRFGVVNTDDALESRAKRFSIVTHKMEEENKRKRAERFGLNVAKMNDFEKKKKRAERFGLLQDSEKLKARALRFGITQ; the protein is encoded by the exons atgagtAATTACCAAAATTTGAAGTGCTCGGAACTGAAAGATTTATTAGCCAAAAGAGGGTTGCCATCACATGgaaaaaaa AATGAATTATTAGAAAGATTATTAAAACATGAAGAAAAGGACAATATAAATTCTCTATcttcatcatatatattagataattcaaatattaataacgacgataataaaaataataattgttCATTTCAAAACAACGCAAGTGATAATAGTTTAAAACTTCAAACATCCAGCAATTcaatatttgaaaaaaatactCTAGATTCATTTGGAAACGttgatgataataataaaaaaaaaatctgtacagtaaataataaagaagaatcaaataataaaattggtataaataaaatgaaaaattatataagaaatatattaactATTAATAGCAATAGTACAAATCCTGCTTGTGATAAcaataaagataataatgatgacaaaaataattcaaataaagatacacaaaatcaaaaaaataaaacagTTATTCAAGAAATAACATTCAACGATGTATCTTCATCAAGTCAAAATACATTACAAAGAAATATCATATCAACAg atGACAATGATTCTTATTTATCTGAGGAAAAAAAGAGAGAATTAAGACGAAAAAGATTTG GTGTTGTAAATACCGATGATGCACTTGAATCAAGAGCCAAAAG ATTTAGTATAGTAACACATAAAATGGAGGAAGAGaataaaaggaaaagaGCTGAGCGCTTTGGATTGAACGTG gCCAAAATGAACGATtttgaaaagaaaaaaaaaagagcTGAACGATTTGGATTACTTCAAgat aGTGAAAAGTTAAAAGCAAGGGCTCTCAGATTTGGGATAAcacaataa
- a CDS encoding hypothetical protein (conserved Plasmodium protein, unknown function): MSNIRWVHRKDKDNEKRVISLNEIKERYLVDNSKNHNLKKNKNNCEKKKCNIKFYEKKKNGKPKEEIIFQNGYPKKKNINIILNKKNHELDYKSEEKNDRNYSSEISKKINGRNNLQEGYRNYLYHNNDKRDYSSNKELNMDKVNINLDITVQWDNKCNNNNNNISYIKNELITSDVHSDNPLIMYEQNDDNKYIKSNYYYKPNNPSILNYENKVDFDYNNTYKYYDDDKRIEYNMEEEDQIRKQYIYNNTKYERKENHKSYSEQSLKDNNEMIENIKKNNFNNKKYKNVLYNNALDEKDINPFIKNNTYNINQREDVLKKNKKKNNIIISSNKSSYTNNENSHTHCYDYNNMYVQNRRGPDIFISNYEYKEKLISFSFLLNKILQEKICDYFVIVIKIYWLQKRQKPIYKKYNKVKEQPNDIFINEDNHMYIKKTKNKNNDSITKRTLQQDVHKKRLSNDNCSNKFIDKFTHFEMEKNTYKKTVLNNTLIDSFNDVDINDQKRKKKYLNFFVILLSLFLKKYIYKQMSKFFFIVGSLRQKYEEKRQIRKYINIKIYALSLLERILYRKKKEILQLCFVGWKKTNVSIIIKKENNEEDQLKSTFFTENIKSKICKSKKYLENKCFGKPKLYRTDDFIIFYNRKALKEKDEIFQKCLLRSKSDSLLDFLKMSKLKKIWRSSSNNISDTMNLNTRGSTLLEHFFTATYNINNTSFHKDINKSRINISYYENMHVSTNFLTNNEYNNNTKENTKGNNNIKKNDKNSKKKQNNISNEKVSNTFQQNVKGNKNLLKNFFPEEYKEKKKSIDEDINDKNCRIFFKNIKKQLKINYKEKFDIHKKKNDDDLSVSDLNSTMGFSKNINSYIYDDTQRNSQDGLVPTLNFLTQSDLNIINNLTQNFSK; this comes from the exons ATGTCTAATATAAGATGGGTACATAGGAAAGATAAGgataatgaaaaaagaGTAATTTCCTTAAACGAAATAAAAGAAAGATATTTAGTTGATAATTCGAAAAATCACAATTTAAagaagaataaaaataattgtgagaagaaaaaatgtAACATCAAATTTtacgaaaaaaaaaaaaatgggAAGCCAAAAGAAGAGATAATTTTCCAAAATGGCtatccaaaaaaaaaaaatataaacataatcctgaataaaaaaaatcatGAATTAGATTATAAAAgtgaagaaaaaaatgatagAAATTATAGTTCTGAAATTTCAAAGAAAATAAACGGAAGAAATAATCTACAAGAAGGATATAGAAATTATCTTTATCATAACAATGATAAAAGAGATTACTCCTcaaataaagaattaaatatggacaaagtaaatataaatttgGATATTACAGTTCAATGGGATAAcaaatgtaataataataataataatatatcatatataaaaaatgaactTATAACAAGTGATGTTCATTCAGATAATCCTTTAATTATGTATGAAcaaaatgatgataataaatatattaaaagtaattattattataaacCCAATAATCCAAGCatattaaattatgaaaataagGTTGACTTTGATTAcaataatacatataaatattatgatgatgataaaagaatagaatataatatggAAGAGGAAGATCAAATAAGAAAGcaatacatatataataatactaaatatgaaagaaaagaaaatcaTAAATCTTATAGTGAACAATCCTTGAAggataataatgaaatgATAGAAAATATcaagaaaaataattttaataataaaaaatataaaaatgttttatataataatgcATTAGATGAAAAGGATATAAATCCTTTTATCAAAAACAacacatataatattaatcaAAGAGAAgatgttttaaaaaagaataaaaaaaaaaataatattatcatttcATCTAATAAATCATCTTATACAAATAATGAGAATAGTCATACACATTGttatgattataataatatgtatgttCAAAATAGAAGAGGACctgatatatttatatcaaattatgaatataaggagaaattaatttcattttcttttttgttaaataaaattttacaagaaaaaatatgtgattattttgttattgtaataaaaatatattggTTACAAAAAAGGCAGAAGccaatatataaaaaatataataaggTTAAGGAACAACCaaatgatatttttataaatgaagataatcatatgtatattaaaaaaacaaaaaacaaaaataatgatagtATAACAAAAAGGACATTACAACAAGATgttcataaaaaaagattaaGTAATGATAACTGTAGCAACAAATTTATAGACAAATTTACACATTTTGaaatggaaaaaaatacatataaaaagaCTGTTTTAAATAACACTTTAATTGATAGTTTTAATGACGTAGATATTAACGATCAAAagaggaaaaaaaaatacttgaatttttttgtaatcTTGCTctcattatttttaaaaaagtatatttataaacaAATGTCCAAATTCTTCTTTATCGTTGGATCACTTCGCCAGAAATAT GAAGAAAAGAGACaaattagaaaatatatcaatataaaaatttatgCACTTTCCTTATTGgaaagaatattatatagaaagaaaaaagaaattttgCAGTTATGTTTTGTAGGATGGAAAAAAACTAATGTGTccattataataaaaaaagagaataatgaagaagatCAATTGAAAAGTACTTTCTTTAcagaaaatataaaaagtaaaatatGCAAGTCAAAAAAGtatttagaaaataaatgttTTGGTAAACCTAAATTATATAGAACTGACgattttataatattttataatagAAAAGCTcttaaagaaaaagatgaaatatttcaaaaatGCTTATTAAGATCTAAATCAGATTCTTTGTTAgactttttaaaaatgtctaaattgaagaaaatatgGAGGAGTTCTTCCAATAATATTTCAGATACAATGAATTTAAATACGAGAGGTTCAACTTTACTCGAGCATTTTTTCACGGCTAcgtataatataaataatactAGTTTTcataaagatataaataaaagccgaataaatatatcatattatgaaaatatgCATGTCTCAACTAATTTTTTAActaataatgaatataataataatacaaaggaaaatacaaaagggaataataatataaagaaaaatgataaaaactcaaaaaagaaacaaaataatatatcaaatgAAAAAGTGTCAAATACTTTTCAACAAAATGTAAAgggaaataaaaatttattaaaaaacttttttcccgaagaatataaagaaaaaaaaaaatctattgatgaagatataaatgataaaaattgtagaatatttttcaagaatattaaaaagcaattaaaaataaattacaaagaaaaatttgatatccataaaaaaaaaaatgatgatgattTAAGTGTAAGTGATTTGAACAGTACTATGGGTTTctcaaaaaatattaattcctatatatatgatgataCTCAAAGAAACTCTCAAGATGGTCTTGTTCCCACtttgaattttttaacGCAATCGgatttaaatataataaataatttgaCTCAAAATTTTagtaaataa
- a CDS encoding hypothetical protein (conserved Plasmodium protein, unknown function), with product MITNLRYINSICYKANKYLNHSIVGHFGSLRIPESLQGFYEKKKEEIEMKKKKMEENKKKKIDKVKLSKERKNKFKSSKGQHNIF from the coding sequence atgATTACCAATTTAAGATATATTAACTCAATTTGTTACAAGGCcaataaatatttaaatcaTAGCATAGTTGGACACTTTGGAAGTTTGAGAATTCCAGAAAGTTTGCAAGGTTTTTACgagaagaaaaaagaagaaatagaaatgaaaaaaaaaaagatggaagaaaataagaagaaaaaaattgataAGGTAAAGCTTTCCAAGGAACggaaaaataaatttaaatcATCTAAAGGGCAACATAACATATTctaa
- a CDS encoding putative 26S proteasome regulatory subunit RPN8 has product MENDIFEKNRNVLERIYLNKHVVVHPIVLLSVVDHYNRIASNTKKRVLGTILGEKIDGVVHITNSYALPFEEDIKDINIFYIDDNYNENLFNMIRKINTKEKIVGWYTTGSNIKPNDIFINEIFYKYHHAPIFLLVNVHTDQSIFPVNAYVAIEKAIHENKFRKTFIHIPVKIGAFEAEDVGVEFLLKELKSVSTSTLATKVGDKLSSLKSLIGKLYEISAYLNDILNGNIEMNIKILYNLQNVFSLLPDIENVDLVQAFMVKNNDLMLNIYIGSITRSVIALHNLINNKIENKLNSEKKKSLENDIEKDKGKDKEKEKDKEKENDKEKEKIKKEKKN; this is encoded by the exons atggaaaatgatatttttgaaaaaaacCGAAATGTACTTgaaagaatatatttaaacaAACATGTAGTTGTACATCCAATAGTTTTACTATCAGTTGTTGATCATTATAATCGTATTGCAAgtaatacaaaaaaaagagtCTTAGGAACAATACTTGGAGAAAAAATTGATGGTGTAGTACATATTACTAATAGCTATGCACTTCCTTTTGAAgaagatataaaagatatcaatattttttatattgatgataattataatgaaaatctttttaatatgataagaaaaattaatacaaaagaaaaaatcGTTGGATGGTATACTACAGGATCCAATATTAAACCaaatgatatttttataaatgaaatcttttataaatatcatCACGCACCTATATTCCTACTTGTCAATGTTCATACTGATCAAAGCATATTTCCAGTTAATGCATACGTAGCTATTGAAAAGGCTATAcatgaaaataaattcaGAAAAACATTCATACATATACCAGTTAAAATAG GAGCTTTTGAGGCTGAAGATGTGGGTGTTGAATTTTTACTAAAAGAATTAAAGAGCGTTTCAACTTCAACCTTAGCCACAAAAGTAGGTGATAAGTTATCCTCTTTAAAAAGTCTGATAGGgaaattatatgaaatatcAGCTTATTTgaatgatatattaaatggaaatattgaaatgaatataaaaatattatacaatTTACAAAATGTCTTTAGTCTTTTACCTGATATTGAAAACGTGGATTTAGTACAGGCATTTATGgttaaaaataatgacttaatgttaaatatatatataggtAGTATAACTAGATCTGTTATTGCTCTTCATAATTTAATcaataataaaattgaaaataaGTTGAAttcagaaaaaaaaaaatctttAGAGAATGATATAGAAAAGGACAAAGGAaaagataaagaaaaggaaaaggataaggaaaaagaaaatgataaagaGAAGGAGAAGATAAAAAAGgagaagaaaaattaa
- a CDS encoding hypothetical protein (conserved Plasmodium protein, unknown function): MGKGLRSKVKRRFRTIKRIHVREHVEKPNLKKLNDRIKSMLNNKDIYQDLVRPPNKFLHPDDENAVIPQHKITKKIDFRSEALPLSGFATVGNRRKYNLTEQISLKNEFGGNANFFENTEVSKMIEEMHKRSKEVMKVIQNNEQKDK, translated from the exons atggGAAAAGGGTTAAGGTCAAAAGTGAAAAGAAGATTTCGTACCATCAAAAGGATTCATGTTAGAg AACATGTGGAAAAACCCAATctgaaaaaattaaacgACAGAATTAAATCAATGCTTAATAATA AAGATATATATCAAGATTTAGTTAGACCCCCCAATAAATTCTTACATCCAG atgATGAAAATGCCGTAATACCACaacataaaataacaaaGAAAATAGATTTCAGATCTGAAGCCTTACCATTGTCAG GCTTTGCCACTGTTGGCAATAGGAGGAAATACAATTTGACGGAACAAAtatcattaaaaaatgaattcGGAGGAAATGcaaatttttttgaaaatacAGAAGTTAGTAAAATGATTGAAGAGATGCATAAAAGATCAAAGGAAGTTATGAAAGTAATTCAGAATAATGAACAAAAAGATAAATag
- a CDS encoding hypothetical protein (conserved Plasmodium protein, unknown function), translating to MFYKHNINFYNTCHIKRYIIQRNIFQRNIFQRNIFYMIPYYNILSFNIKNKYYIGCERIGFHFFFYNTYRDPSIMKRNTFVVCKYKHILRNIKYKIERNIKRDNIFINNNIMSYKDIEPNELYNIGRRGIKVKKKKMKLKNIDKNDNLFKYKKSMDLLKKLYNIIHDKYNMYSCDDSNYVDEKNNINKNLERQKKKKLYNYENDKDLYNDIIDVIKNEKNIKTTFLILHTANKIMCINKFIQYIYDDILLVEDMEALSIILRVLNNSFYDDKKLLFILMNKLKENIILGTSSNLTISNTFFCYSNFYSRGIIEQSHIPLEQMIGTVINYYHAFSYVQLLEILSSFEHYDFLKDKKNQVVKEEDDLMEGGVHHHICDNNNINDNINDNNNINDNINDNNNINDNNNINDNNNNYNNSNHNNNNNYYYVRGLKKLRTKLFVKVANYFIQQDIIKELSTKEKIDLIYAFAKNKIYHEKIFLSLYDYLLKIIKGYNKDIINNKFAFFFEEKTKKNEHIKMNDNNITNQINKYDNNDDNMNNLRNNEKVDIKNVSSTYINKNLLKDAITYVSNILYSYSKFNIYIDELYNEILLFLQYFYKYMDCSILSQCLISLTKVNCNINILLSKIYKERLNIIYDNKHDHFLEHSTSINLMNYLLSYSRNLFLEKNVYNIISYYLLKNDKIYSLHSLDLINIFHAYSKIYYIDKKLFLKIDQIILQRLQANKYYLTIDLAIKYINAVSKLSYKNENIIYKILEIIYHTNHLHNIKIIHLFKLLKSIKKLNISHHILEKHIQMIAPTITLDFAHYINFYYKAKKDIHVRKKKWIW from the coding sequence atgttttacAAGCATAACATTAACTTTTATAATACATGTCAcattaaaagatatattattcaaagaaatatttttcaacgaaatatttttcaacgaaatattttttatatgataccatattataatatattatcgtttaatattaaaaataaatattatataggATGTGAAAGAATAGgatttcatttttttttttataacacATATAGAGACCCGTCCATTATGAAGAGAAACACTTTTGTTGTTTGCAAgtataaacatattttaagaaacataaaatataaaattgaaaggaatataaaacgtgataatatttttataaataataatatcatgTCATATAAAGATATTGAACCGAATGagttatataatattggAAGGAGAGGAATAaaagttaaaaaaaaaaaaatgaaactaaaaaatatagataagaatgataatttatttaaatataaaaaatctatggatttattaaaaaagttatataatattattcacGATAAGTATAATATGTATTCATGTGATGATTCTAATTATGtagatgaaaaaaataacattaataaaaatcttgagagacaaaaaaaaaaaaaattatataattatgagaatgataaagatttatataatgatataatagatgttataaaaaatgaaaagaatataaaaacaacatttcttatattacatacagcaaataaaataatgtgtataaataaatttattcaatatatatatgacgatatattattagtaGAAGATATGGAAGCATTATCTATAATATTAAGAgtattaaataattctttttatgatgacaaaaaattattatttattctaatgaataaattaaaagaaaatattattttagGCACGTCCTCAAATCTAACTATTAGTAATACATTTTTCTGTTATTCTAATTTTTATAGTAGGGGTATCATAGAACAAAGCCATATACCCCTAGAACAAATGATAGGAACtgtaataaattattatcatgCATTTTCTTATGTGCAACTATTGGAGATATTAAGTAGCTTTGAGCATTACgattttttaaaagataaaaaaaatcaagTTGTAAAAGAAGAGGATGATCTCATGGAGGGTGGTGTTCATCACCACATATGtgataataacaatataaatgataatataaatgataataataatataaatgataatataaatgataataataatataaatgataataataatataaatgataataataataattataataatagtaatcataataataataataattattattatgttaGGGGgttgaaaaaattaagaaCCAAATTATTCGTCAAGGTAGCcaattattttattcaacaagatataataaaagaacTAAGcacaaaagaaaaaatagaCCTAATATATGCATTCgcaaaaaataaaatatatcatgagaaaatatttttaagtctatatgattatttattgaaaattattaaaGGATATAATAAGGACATCATAAATAATAAGTTtgcatttttttttgaagaaaaaacaaaaaaaaatgaacatattaaaatgaatgataataatataacgaatcagataaataaatatgataataatgatgataatatgaacaattTAAGAAACAATGAAAAAgttgatataaaaaatgtatcatcaacttatataaataaaaatctATTAAAGGATGCTATTACATATGtaagtaatatattatattcttatagtaaatttaatatatatatagatgaattatataatgaaatattattatttttacaatatttttataaatatatggaTTGTTCTATATTATCTCAATGTTTAATATCCTTAACGAAGGTCaattgtaatataaatatattattatcaaaaatatataaagaaagattaaatattatttatgataataaacATGATCATTTTTTAGAACATAGTACATCTATAAATCTAATGAATTATCTTTTATCATATAGTCGcaatttatttttagaaaagaatgtttataatattatatcatattatcttttaaaaaatgataaaatatattcattacATTCATTagatttaataaatatttttcatgCATATAGTAAGATCtattatatagataaaaaattatttctaAAAATTGATCAAATTATTCTACAACGATTACAAGctaataaatattatctCACAATCGATTTAGctataaaatatataaacgCAGTTTctaaattatcatataaaaatgaaaatattatttataaaatacTCGAAATTATTTATCACACGAATcatttacataatattaaaataatacatttatttaaattattaaaaagtatcaaaaaattaaatatatctcATCATATTTTAGAAAAACATATTCAAATGATAGCACCAACTATTACTCTAGATTTTGCacattatataaacttttattataaagctaaaaaggatatacatgtcagaaaaaaaaagtggATCTggtaa
- a CDS encoding elongation factor 1-beta has product MASNANLLNVKGESDYKNLNSYFESHSYFNNYTLGVNDLKIYHQINSVIKKDTYPHLYRWFHHISSLPEYVLNKYDEEHKNKKSSTTNGATSLNKKSNKTTGNDDDVDNDIDLFGDDDNTNDSAANVLLEKKKQKEEELKKKKQKEKEKNRSILIIEIKPKSIDTDISKIPKLVKQKIVDENIKWGEEVKKLPVAFGLYKLHMSCIIYDDFVNTNELVEKIENIDLDNEQDKKKRTLILGLDEDDENYDENAEEVEDDLDFLVQSAEIISFNKL; this is encoded by the coding sequence ATGGCTAGTAATGCAAACCTTTTAAACGTTAAAGGAGAAAGTGACTACAAGAACTTGAACAGCTATTTTGAAAGTCACtcatattttaataacTATACACTTGGTGTGAatgatttaaaaatatatcatcaaataaatagtgtaattaaaaaagatacGTATCCTCATTTATATAGATGGTTTCATCATATATCGTCTTTGCCAGAATATGTGTTGAATAAATACGATGAAGAAcataagaataaaaaaagtagTACTACGAATGGTGCTACAAGTTTAAATAAGAAAAGTAATAAAACAACAGGaaatgatgatgatgtTGATAATGATATAGATCTTTTTGgtgatgatgataatacAAACGATTCTGCAGCTAATGTTTTAttagaaaagaaaaaacaaaaagaagaagaattaaaaaaaaagaaacaaaaagaaaaagaaaaaaatagatCTATTCTTATTATTGAAATAAAACCTAAATCTATTGATACAGATATTTCTAAAATTCCAAAGCTTgttaaacaaaaaattgttgatgaaaatattaaatggGGAGAGGAAGTCAAAAAATTACCAGTCGCTTTTGGTCTTTATAAATTACATATGTcatgtattatttatgatGATTTTGTCAATACAAATGAACTTGTTgaaaaaattgaaaatattgATCTAGATAATGAACAagataaaaagaaaagaacTCTTATACTTGGATTAGATGAAGACGATGAAAACTATGATGAAAACGCTGAAGAGGTTGAAGATGATTTAGATTTCTTGGTGCAATCTGCTGAAATTATATCATTcaataaattataa
- a CDS encoding hypothetical protein (conserved Plasmodium protein, unknown function) — MPFYINKHINLFNVYKLFNNKKKKSWMIMIPHINERNNYNRNFSWSPEKKCTDEIKKEIMDDENMIDNNNNNKKNNNMVDISYKNCNKENIVNNNVNHINSNIICNQSGDKNYKRILLIEKYTKYDNLKKLGYSDEYILKNFLRIYISHFTHTLIVNNIIHLLRSKYKAHVSILKAYKKNIENIFISSSSVFAPDAIFSVGGDGTYLESAHIIANKYSIDKNTEREKKRIELVGINSDPRGSEGKLCLDYFIENNDNDMNCSYETFEEFEKVYNKRSKKKNFIFTDVNNFIDYLKKNGGKKNKIDMKTVLDINRCIDTDPCDDISSYKNIENKQISSKEELCSLKKINTIEDIVRNNSLSYNKLSCEDKKSTTIYHNDVNVFNGDKDMDLHNNNNNNNNNNNSNDINMNEHGLLSKYTSINNNDNLILSIKEYINNTLRNFFESNKHEKVYRKYITVIIKKSNENEIKTYKSINEVYIYEAIKNNICTYINIDNKHVKKLKSTALLITSGTGSTAWAYNVNKIDKKRMKYIIDEYINIQNDTIKKNIKNINIDIFSEYINNSICFHPNSKYMKCIVKEPVENSVYDSTDHIYNCKYIDIKTCTSNTIVYIDGIYNIKIQPNDSVILHIKDDDHIVTYK, encoded by the exons atgccattttatataaataaacatataaatctttttaatgtctataaattatttaataacaaaaaaaaaaaaagttggatgataatgattcctcatattaatgaaagaaataattataatagaAACTTCTCTTGGAGTCCTGAGAAAAAATGTACagatgaaataaaaaaagaaataatgGATGATGAAAACATgatagataataataataataataaaaaaaataacaatatggttgatatatcatataaaaattgtaataaagaaaatattgttaataataacgttaatcatattaatagtaatattatatgtaacCAATCTGgtgataaaaattataaaagaatattattaatagaaaaatatactaaatatgataatttaaaaaaactAGGATATAGtgatgaatatatattgaaaaactttttaagaatatatatatctcATTTTACTCATACACTTATagtaaataatataattcatttattaaGAAGCAAGTATAAAGCTCACGTTTCTATATTGAAGgcttataaaaaaaatattgaaaatatatttataagtaGTTCTAGTGTATTCGCTCCGGATGCTATATTTAGTGTGG GGGGTGATGGCACGTATCTAGAATCTGCACACATTATTGCAAACAAATACTCGATCGACAAAAATACAGAACgagaaaagaaaagaatCGAACTTGTAGGAATAAATAGTGACCCTAGAGGTTCTGAAGGAAAATTATGTCTAGATTattttatagaaaataatgataatgacATGAATTGTTCATATGAAACATTCGAAGAATTTGAAAAAGTATACAATAAGAGAAGTAAGAAGAagaattttatttttacagatgtaaataattttatagattatttaaaaaaaaatggagggaaaaaaaacaaaatagATATGAAGACAGTGTTGGATATAAACAGATGTATAGATACAGATCCTTGTGATGATATAAgttcttataaaaatatagaaaataagCAAATATCATCGAAAGAGGAGTTGTGTTcattgaaaaaaataaatacaataGAAGATATTGTAAGAAATAATAGTTTGagttataataaattatcatGTGAAGACAAAAAAAGCACAACAATATATCATAATGATGTTAATGTGTTTAATGGAGATAAGGATATGGACCTACacaataataacaacaataataataataataataatagtaatgatataaatatgaatgaaCATGGTTTATTGTCAAAATATACATCCATAAacaataatgataatttaattctgagcataaaagaatatataaataatacattaagaaatttttttgaaaGTAATAAACATGAAAAAgtatatagaaaatatatcaCGGTTATAATTAAGAAATCGAATGAGaatgaaataaaaacatataaaagtataaatgaagtatatatttatgaagctataaaaaataatatatgtacatatataaatatagataataaacatgtaaagaaattaaaaagtaCAGCTTTATTAATTACTAGTGGAACTGGTTCAACTGCATGGGCatataatgtaaataaaatagataagaaaagaatgaaatatattattgatgaatatataaatatacaaaacgatacaataaaaaaaaatataaaaaatataaatatagatatattttcagaatatattaataattctaTATGTTTTCATCCAAATagtaaatatatgaaatgTATTGTAAAAGAACCTGTTGAAAATAGTGTATATGATTCAACAgatcatatatataattgtaaatatattgatataaaAACATGTACAAGTAATACAATTGTTTATATAGatggaatatataatattaaaatacAACCGAATGATTCTGTCATTCTTCACATAAAGGATGACGACCATATAGtaacatataaatga